The Siniperca chuatsi isolate FFG_IHB_CAS linkage group LG12, ASM2008510v1, whole genome shotgun sequence genome has a segment encoding these proteins:
- the LOC122885154 gene encoding uncharacterized protein LOC122885154 isoform X2 — protein MSPGSPLSVIVLCLRVCVLAWLPGHLTAADHRHTCIPSPAHLHPIFISLYRSHTRHFHSTAARSSPYMYTLAASDQRSRLLIGSVRDLSPRQSRHPADPASRACRLSLALRLVGSATSTTPTSPEPARLVSIRSATSSILDRAGSRRPPTTANYSLPSYYLFNKDCVQLIVFCPVCSAFGP, from the exons ATGTCTCCTGGCTCTCCCCTGTCTgtcattgttttatgtttgcgtgtctgtgttctggcctGGCTTCCTGGTCACCTGACTGcagctgatcaccggcacacctgcatcccatcaccggcacacctgcaTCCCATCTTCATCAGTCTCTACCGTTCACATACCAGGCACTTCCACTCCACCGccgccagatcgtccccgtacatGT ACACACTCGCTGCCAGTGATCAACGCTCCAGACTGCTCATCGGATCAGTCAGAGATCTGTCACCACGTCAGTCCCGCCATCCAGCCGATCCCGCCTCCAGAGCCTGCCGGCTGTCACTAGCCCTCCGCCTGGTCGGTTCAGCCACTTCCACTACGCCCACCAGTCCAGAGCCAGCTCGCCTCGTCTCCATCCGGAGCGCCACCAGTTCCATACTCGACCGGGCCGGGTCGAGGCGGCCACCAACTACGGCAAACTACTCCCTCCCCAGCTACTATCTGTTCAATAAAGACTGCGTTCAACTTATCGTGTTCTGTCCCGTGTGTTCTGCGTTTGGGCCCTAA
- the LOC122885154 gene encoding uncharacterized protein LOC122885154 isoform X4, translating to MAYDSLYRSHTRHFHSTAARSSPYMYTLAASDQRSRLLIGSVRDLSPRQSRHPADPASRACRLSLALRLVGSATSTTPTSPEPARLVSIRSATSSILDRAGSRRPPTTANYSLPSYYLFNKDCVQLIVFCPVCSAFGP from the exons ATGGCTTATGACAG TCTCTACCGTTCACATACCAGGCACTTCCACTCCACCGccgccagatcgtccccgtacatGT ACACACTCGCTGCCAGTGATCAACGCTCCAGACTGCTCATCGGATCAGTCAGAGATCTGTCACCACGTCAGTCCCGCCATCCAGCCGATCCCGCCTCCAGAGCCTGCCGGCTGTCACTAGCCCTCCGCCTGGTCGGTTCAGCCACTTCCACTACGCCCACCAGTCCAGAGCCAGCTCGCCTCGTCTCCATCCGGAGCGCCACCAGTTCCATACTCGACCGGGCCGGGTCGAGGCGGCCACCAACTACGGCAAACTACTCCCTCCCCAGCTACTATCTGTTCAATAAAGACTGCGTTCAACTTATCGTGTTCTGTCCCGTGTGTTCTGCGTTTGGGCCCTAA
- the LOC122885155 gene encoding olfactory receptor 10AG1-like has translation MDEESNVTYITLSGYVEVEKYRYVYFVIMFTVYILIICCNSTIVCLIVIHRNLHEPMYIFIAALLINSVLYSTAIYPKLLIDFLSEKQIISHSVCHLQYFSFYTLGGSEFLLLAAMAYDRYVSICKPLQYPTIMRKTTVSIFLVLAWLVPACQVAGSTTLSANRKICNFTLKGIFCNNSIYKLHCVSSRALSVYGVIVLLNIVFFPMLYIFFTYTKIFIISYRSCREVRTKAAQTCLPHLLVLINFSLLCTYDIIILRLESDIPKTARLIMTLQVVLYHPLFNPIIYGLKMKEISKHLKRLFYQVNQVK, from the coding sequence ATGGATGAAGAATCAAATGTAACATATATAACTCTAAGTGGGTATGTAGAAGTAGAAAAATAcagatatgtttattttgtgattatgttcacagtatatattctaataatcTGCTGTAATTCCACTATTGTATGCCTCATTGTGATTCACCGAAACCTCCATGAGcctatgtacattttcattgcagCTTTGCTAATCAACTCTGTTCTTTACAGCACTGCTATCTACCCAAAGCTTTTGATTGACTTTTTATCAGAAAAACAGATCATATCACATTCAGTTTGTCACTtgcaatatttttcattttacactttAGGTGGTTCAGAATTCTTACTGTTGGCAGCCATGGCTTATGACAGGTATGTGTCTATATGTAAACCTCTGCAATATCCAACTATCATGAGAAAAACCACTGTCAGTATTTTCTTGGTTTTGGCTTGGCTTGTGCCTGCTTGTCAAGTCGCAGGGTCAACTACATTGAGTGCTAACAGAAAAATCTGTAACTTTACATTGAAAGGAATCTTTTGTAACAATTCAATTTACAAACTTCACTGTGTGAGTTCAAGAGCACTATCTGTGTATGgtgtgattgttttgttgaatattgtattttttccaaTGCTCTACATATTTTTCACGTACACAAAGATATTCATAATATCCTATCGAAGTTGTAGAGAAGTCAGGACAAAAGCTGCACAGACCTGTTTACCCCACCTGTTGGTTCTAATCAACTTTTCATTGTTGTGTACATATGATATTATTATACTTAGACTGGAATCAGATATTCCAAAAACTGCACGTTTAATAATGACTTTACAAGTGGTTTTGTATCATCCTCTGTTCAATCCAATCATATATGGcctaaaaatgaaagaaatttcTAAACACCTAAAGAGGTTGTTCTATCAAGTAAATCAAGTAAAATGA
- the LOC122885154 gene encoding uncharacterized protein LOC122885154 isoform X3, with protein sequence MNKTFKYRLYGGSEFLLLAAMAYDSLYRSHTRHFHSTAARSSPYMYTLAASDQRSRLLIGSVRDLSPRQSRHPADPASRACRLSLALRLVGSATSTTPTSPEPARLVSIRSATSSILDRAGSRRPPTTANYSLPSYYLFNKDCVQLIVFCPVCSAFGP encoded by the exons ATGAATAAGACATTCAAATACAGATTATACG GCGGTTCAGAATTCTTACTGTTGGCAGCCATGGCTTATGACAG TCTCTACCGTTCACATACCAGGCACTTCCACTCCACCGccgccagatcgtccccgtacatGT ACACACTCGCTGCCAGTGATCAACGCTCCAGACTGCTCATCGGATCAGTCAGAGATCTGTCACCACGTCAGTCCCGCCATCCAGCCGATCCCGCCTCCAGAGCCTGCCGGCTGTCACTAGCCCTCCGCCTGGTCGGTTCAGCCACTTCCACTACGCCCACCAGTCCAGAGCCAGCTCGCCTCGTCTCCATCCGGAGCGCCACCAGTTCCATACTCGACCGGGCCGGGTCGAGGCGGCCACCAACTACGGCAAACTACTCCCTCCCCAGCTACTATCTGTTCAATAAAGACTGCGTTCAACTTATCGTGTTCTGTCCCGTGTGTTCTGCGTTTGGGCCCTAA
- the LOC122885154 gene encoding olfactory receptor 52E8-like isoform X1 → MNKTFKYRLYGGSEFLLLAAMAYDRYVSICKPLQYPTIMRKTTVSIFLVLAWLVPACQVAGSTTLSANRKICNFTLKGIFCNNSIYKLHCVSSRALSAYGVIILLNIVFFPMLYIFFTYTKIFIISYRSCREVRTKAAQTCLPHLLVLINFSLLCTYDIIILRLESDIPKTAHLIMTLQVVLYHPLFNPIIYGLKMKEISKHLKRLFCKVNQVK, encoded by the exons ATGAATAAGACATTCAAATACAGATTATACG GCGGTTCAGAATTCTTACTGTTGGCAGCCATGGCTTATGACAGGTATGTGTCTATATGTAAACCTCTGCAATATCCAACTATCATGAGAAAAACCACTGTCAGTATTTTCTTGGTTTTGGCTTGGCTTGTGCCTGCTTGTCAAGTCGCAGGGTCAACTACATTGAGTGCTAACAGAAAAATCTGTAACTTTACATTGAAAGGAATCTTTTGTAACAATTCAATTTACAAACTTCACTGTGTGAGTTCAAGAGCGCTATCTGCGTATGGtgtgattattttgttgaatattgtattttttccaaTGCTCTACATATTTTTCACGTACACAAAGATATTCATAATATCCTATCGAAGTTGTAGAGAAGTCAGGACAAAAGCTGCACAGACCTGTTTACCCCACCTGTTGGTTCTAATCAACTTTTCATTGTTGTGTACATATGATATTATTATACTTAGACTGGAATCAGATAttccaaaaactgcacatttaATAATGACTTTACAGGTGGTTTTGTATCATCCTCTCTTCAATCCAATCATATATGGcctaaaaatgaaagaaatctctAAACATCTAAAGAGGTTGTTCTGTAAAGTAAATCAAGTAAAATGA
- the LOC122885153 gene encoding olfactory receptor 52D1-like, with translation MDQVYNVSAVRVFTLSAFSETLHHRGTIFSLTLLCYCVILFLNVSLVMTIVLDEKFHEPMYILICVSCINGLYGTAGFYPKFLVDLLSSSQAVSYGGCLCQAFVMYSFVCSDTSILAVMAYDRYLAICRPLRYHSVMTRKRLAQLVFLSWLTPFCIFSINILLTVRLTFCGADIQRLFCVNWLIVKLACPNMDTFVNNAFAFTTLSIYICHWFFIVWTYIYLVKTCVQSKEDRAKFVQTSLPQLISLVTFFVIVVSDLMHMRYASKELPQSFQNFVAIAVLFVPPVMNPLLYGFKLTKIRSRILVLLHVIQK, from the coding sequence ATGGATCAGGTTTATAATGTTTCTGCGGTGAGAGttttcactctctctgcatTCAGTGAGACGCTGCATCACAGAGGCACtatcttttctctcactttgcTGTGTTACTGTGTGATTCTGTTCCTTAATGTCTCGCTCGTCATGACCATTGTCTTAGACGAAAAGTTCCACGAGCCCATGTACATTTTGATATGTGTTTCTTGCATCAATGGACTTTATGGGACGGCAGGTTTCTACCCAAAGTTCCTCGTCGACCTCCTGTCGTCTTCTCAGGCCGTCTCGTACGGGGGTTGTCTCTGCCAGGCGTTTGTAATGTATTCGTTCGTTTGCAGTGACACTTCTATTCTGGCAGTTATGGCTTATGACCGGTATCTGGCCATATGCCGGCCCCTGCGGTACCACTCTGTGATGACGAGGAAGAGGCTCGCTCAGCTGGTGTTTCTCTCTTGGTTGACGCCTTTCTGCATTTTCTCCATTAACATCCTGCTGACAGTCAGACTGACGTTCTGTGGCGCAGACATTCAGAGGCTCTTCTGTGTTAACTGGCTCATCGTTAAACTGGCTTGCCCCAACATGGACACTTTTGTAAATAATGCATTTGCATTCACGACACTATCTATTTATATTTGTCATTGGTTCTTTATTGTTTGGACTTACATATATCTTGTGAAAACGTGCGTGCAGTCCAAAGAGGACAGGGCGAAGTTTGTGCAGACATCTTTGCCCCAGTTGATCTCTTTAGTCACGTTCTTCGTCATCGTGGTGTCTGATTTGATGCACATGCGATATGCCTCGAAAGAATTACCTCAAAGCTTTCAAAACTTTGTTGCTATAGCTGTTCTCTTTGTTCCTCCAGTTATGAATCCTCTACTGTACGGATTCAAACTGACCAAAATCCGCAGTAGAATTCTTGTTTTGCTTCATGTGATACAAAAATGA